Proteins encoded within one genomic window of Syntrophobacterales bacterium:
- a CDS encoding YicC family protein, whose protein sequence is MTKSMTGYGKAEGVVSDRKFTVEMKSVNHRFLEISLRMPQILFSLEAEIKRRMGERFSRGKIDVSIRADGNGAAESATRLALNLPLVRNYCVLLKQLQEELNITEEISLSAVTGLRDVFIPVEAVEEAADLWGGFSPILDEAMNNLSAMREKEGASLMLDLRNRLEIISGFLEGIAVRAPEVVLDYQKRLSERIRELTAGAELDESRLLQEVAIMAEKSDITEELVRFRSHIEQFSELLTGGDAAGRKIDFLLQEMGREVNTIGSKSGDVGIARLVVEIKSELAKLREQAQNIE, encoded by the coding sequence ATGACTAAAAGCATGACGGGATACGGCAAGGCGGAGGGGGTTGTCTCTGACAGGAAGTTTACGGTCGAGATGAAATCGGTCAATCACCGGTTTCTGGAGATCTCGCTGAGGATGCCGCAAATATTGTTTTCGCTGGAAGCAGAGATAAAAAGACGGATGGGGGAGAGGTTTTCCCGGGGCAAGATCGATGTCTCGATCCGGGCGGACGGCAATGGCGCTGCCGAAAGCGCGACGCGGCTGGCGCTGAACCTGCCGCTTGTCCGCAATTACTGCGTCCTGCTGAAGCAGTTGCAGGAAGAACTCAACATAACCGAAGAAATTTCCCTATCTGCCGTGACCGGCCTGCGGGATGTCTTTATCCCCGTCGAGGCAGTCGAGGAGGCAGCGGATCTGTGGGGGGGATTTTCCCCGATCCTCGACGAGGCGATGAACAATCTTTCCGCAATGCGGGAAAAAGAAGGGGCAAGCCTGATGCTCGACCTGCGGAACCGCCTGGAGATAATTTCCGGTTTTCTGGAGGGAATCGCTGTCCGGGCGCCGGAAGTGGTGCTGGATTATCAAAAGCGGCTCTCCGAGCGGATAAGGGAACTGACTGCCGGGGCGGAGCTGGACGAATCCCGGCTGCTGCAGGAAGTGGCGATCATGGCCGAAAAGAGCGATATTACCGAAGAGCTCGTGCGTTTCCGCAGTCATATTGAGCAGTTTTCCGAGTTGCTGACGGGCGGGGACGCGGCCGGCCGGAAGATAGATTTCCTGCTGCAGGAGATGGGCCGGGAGGTCAACACAATCGGCTCCAAGAGCGGGGATGTGGGGATAGCCCGTCTGGTAGTTGAGATCAAGAGCGAACTGGCAAAGTTGCGGGAGCAGGCGCAGAACATTGAGTGA
- the gmk gene encoding guanylate kinase, whose product MSDEAKKSPGLLLVVSAPSGAGKTSVGRRVMRQFPELHFSVSVTTRAPRPGESEGKDYHFVSVEEFRGMIARDEFVEWVENYGHFYGTAKKTMDDFLERGGDLLLDIEPRGAKEIRKRYPRGAFVFILPPSVAELRKRLAKRGESAEALERRLAASVSEIKEAMWYDYIIVNEKIEEAVERFRAIYLAEKSRRERCAEKIESFFK is encoded by the coding sequence TTGAGTGATGAAGCTAAAAAGTCGCCCGGCCTGCTGCTGGTGGTCTCGGCCCCTTCCGGGGCGGGCAAGACTTCGGTTGGCCGCAGGGTGATGAGGCAGTTCCCCGAGCTCCATTTCTCCGTCTCCGTGACGACGAGGGCGCCGCGCCCCGGCGAGAGCGAGGGGAAGGATTACCATTTTGTTTCCGTTGAGGAATTCCGGGGAATGATCGCCCGCGACGAGTTTGTCGAATGGGTGGAAAATTACGGACATTTCTATGGAACCGCGAAAAAGACAATGGACGACTTTCTGGAGCGGGGCGGCGACCTGCTTTTGGACATCGAGCCGCGGGGGGCCAAAGAGATCCGCAAGCGCTATCCCCGGGGGGCCTTTGTTTTCATCCTTCCCCCCTCCGTTGCCGAGTTGCGAAAACGGCTGGCCAAAAGGGGGGAAAGCGCGGAGGCGCTGGAGAGGCGGCTTGCGGCTTCTGTTAGTGAAATAAAGGAAGCGATGTGGTATGACTACATCATCGTCAATGAAAAAATTGAAGAAGCGGTGGAGAGATTCCGGGCGATTTATCTTGCCGAGAAAAGCAGGCGGGAGCGCTGCGCAGAGAAGATCGAATCGTTTTTCAAATAA
- the rpoZ gene encoding DNA-directed RNA polymerase subunit omega, whose product MARVTVEDSLKKAKNRFALVLLTSQRTKQIMKGSHTLVEPGNNREIVTALREVAAGKVYYAKPEYLEIVKDNYKIVPHDTEFIGDDDDSE is encoded by the coding sequence ATGGCAAGAGTTACCGTAGAAGATTCATTGAAGAAGGCAAAGAACCGCTTTGCCCTTGTTTTATTGACCTCGCAACGCACCAAGCAGATTATGAAGGGCTCGCATACGCTTGTTGAGCCTGGAAACAACCGGGAGATTGTGACCGCCCTCAGAGAAGTCGCCGCGGGGAAGGTATATTACGCGAAGCCTGAATATCTGGAGATCGTTAAGGATAATTACAAAATTGTTCCCCACGATACGGAATTCATCGGCGATGACGACGATTCGGAGTAG
- the rlmB gene encoding 23S rRNA (guanosine(2251)-2'-O)-methyltransferase RlmB, which produces MQLTYGINPLVEGLLSQPPVFEKILIARGRGGEELPKIIALARKADVPVEYVGREAIEKLAPKCVHQGVLGLGREHEYAAIEDVVANRHPENSHDLVILLDGVADPRNLGAVIRTAHCLGANGVVIPENRAASITASAVKASAGAAELLPVARVVNLVRTIEYLKDAGFWIYGADAEAGKDIGSFPYDGNVALVMGSEGRGIRPLIRKNCDFLISVPMRGRVTSLNVSVATGVILFEILRKWGH; this is translated from the coding sequence ATGCAGCTTACCTATGGCATTAACCCGCTCGTTGAGGGTCTTCTTTCCCAACCCCCGGTTTTTGAGAAGATTTTAATCGCCCGGGGGCGGGGCGGGGAAGAGCTGCCGAAAATCATTGCTCTGGCCCGGAAGGCCGATGTTCCTGTCGAATATGTGGGGCGGGAAGCGATAGAAAAGCTGGCCCCGAAGTGCGTCCACCAGGGCGTACTGGGGCTGGGTCGGGAGCATGAGTATGCAGCAATTGAAGACGTGGTTGCCAACCGTCATCCGGAAAACAGTCATGACCTGGTGATTCTGCTGGACGGAGTTGCCGATCCCCGCAATCTGGGCGCCGTGATCCGTACGGCTCATTGCCTGGGGGCAAACGGGGTTGTCATCCCGGAAAACCGCGCTGCTTCAATTACCGCCTCTGCCGTCAAGGCCTCCGCGGGCGCTGCGGAACTTTTACCCGTGGCCCGGGTTGTCAATCTTGTGCGGACAATCGAATATCTGAAGGACGCAGGCTTCTGGATCTACGGCGCCGACGCGGAAGCAGGGAAGGATATTGGTTCGTTTCCTTATGACGGAAATGTCGCTTTGGTCATGGGAAGCGAAGGGCGGGGGATCCGGCCGCTTATCCGCAAAAATTGCGATTTTCTGATTTCCGTGCCGATGCGGGGGAGGGTGACTTCGTTAAATGTTTCTGTGGCAACCGGGGTGATTCTTTTTGAGATTCTCAGAAAGTGGGGGCATTGA
- a CDS encoding type II secretion system F family protein, translating into MPVFLWQAETKKGEKKKGEMEAADEAAVRGRLRRQGLKVGKVKAKPKDLFENIPFFQQKITEKDVVVFSRIFATMINAGLPLMQCLDILGAQEQNKTFSKVIKGMKDDIEAGSTLTDALKKYPKIFDQLFVNLVAAGESGGILDVILQRLSNYMEKAMKLKSKVKGAMTYPISVLGISFGVIALLLLKVIPVFQKMFEGMGSALPGPTQFLVDASAAAQSYFIYVIIGIAALVYAFKMYYKTENGTLTVDALVLKMPVFGPLLKKVAVAKFTRTLSTMMSSGVPIMEGLDIVSKTSGNKIIENAIMETRRSIGEGKTIAEPLMETDIFPPMVVQMIAVGEATGALDTMLSKIADFYDDEVDEAVNAMTALLEPFMMVFLGGVVGGMIIAMYLPIFKMAAVVG; encoded by the coding sequence ATGCCGGTATTTCTTTGGCAGGCGGAAACAAAAAAGGGCGAGAAAAAAAAGGGAGAGATGGAAGCGGCCGATGAGGCGGCGGTGCGGGGCAGGCTGCGCCGGCAGGGGCTCAAGGTAGGGAAGGTAAAGGCCAAGCCGAAGGATCTTTTTGAAAACATTCCATTTTTTCAGCAAAAAATTACAGAAAAGGACGTGGTGGTATTCTCCCGGATCTTCGCGACGATGATCAACGCGGGCCTGCCTTTGATGCAGTGCCTCGATATCCTCGGCGCGCAGGAGCAGAATAAGACCTTCTCCAAGGTAATCAAGGGGATGAAGGACGACATCGAAGCCGGCTCGACGCTCACGGACGCCCTTAAAAAATATCCCAAAATATTCGACCAGTTGTTCGTGAATCTTGTGGCCGCCGGAGAAAGCGGCGGCATCCTCGATGTCATTCTCCAGCGTCTTTCCAACTACATGGAAAAGGCGATGAAGCTCAAAAGCAAGGTCAAGGGCGCGATGACCTATCCGATCAGCGTCCTCGGCATTTCTTTCGGGGTCATCGCGCTGTTGCTGCTGAAGGTCATCCCCGTCTTTCAGAAGATGTTTGAGGGGATGGGCTCGGCGCTCCCGGGCCCGACGCAGTTTCTTGTGGATGCCAGCGCCGCGGCCCAGAGTTACTTCATTTATGTGATAATTGGCATCGCTGCGCTCGTTTACGCCTTCAAAATGTATTATAAAACGGAGAACGGAACCCTGACGGTGGACGCCCTTGTCCTGAAAATGCCGGTTTTTGGGCCCCTGCTCAAGAAGGTGGCCGTGGCCAAATTTACCAGAACGCTCTCGACGATGATGTCAAGCGGCGTTCCCATCATGGAAGGCCTTGATATAGTAAGTAAAACATCGGGAAACAAGATAATCGAAAACGCCATCATGGAGACGAGAAGGAGCATCGGCGAGGGAAAAACGATTGCCGAGCCGCTGATGGAAACCGATATCTTCCCGCCGATGGTGGTGCAGATGATCGCGGTCGGCGAGGCCACCGGCGCCCTGGACACCATGCTTTCCAAAATTGCGGACTTCTATGACGACGAGGTTGACGAGGCGGTAAACGCCATGACGGCGCTGCTGGAGCCTTTCATGATGGTGTTTCTGGGAGGGGTGGTTGGCGGCATGATTATCGCCATGTACCTGCCGATCTTCAAGATGGCGGCGGTGGTTGGGTAA
- a CDS encoding DUF1178 family protein encodes MIIYELECKNNHRFEGWFKARQAFEEQKKDRQIICPVCGDADILLAPSPVAIGGRQPASHSREIKEGRESLKIIRYIREYLNKNFDDVGERFADVALKMHRGEEEARNIKGMTTEGEEETLKEEGVQFIKIRLLKYDG; translated from the coding sequence TTGATAATTTACGAACTTGAGTGCAAAAATAATCACCGGTTCGAGGGTTGGTTCAAGGCGCGCCAAGCCTTTGAGGAGCAGAAAAAAGACAGGCAAATTATCTGCCCTGTTTGTGGGGATGCCGATATTTTATTGGCCCCGTCGCCGGTGGCGATTGGCGGGCGTCAGCCGGCGTCGCATTCCCGGGAGATAAAAGAGGGGCGGGAATCGCTGAAAATTATCCGCTACATTCGGGAATATTTAAATAAAAATTTCGATGATGTCGGAGAGAGGTTTGCCGATGTTGCCCTGAAGATGCACAGGGGAGAGGAAGAGGCCCGCAACATAAAAGGGATGACCACCGAGGGCGAAGAAGAAACATTGAAGGAAGAAGGGGTGCAGTTCATAAAAATCAGACTTCTCAAGTATGACGGTTGA
- the rpmG gene encoding 50S ribosomal protein L33 — protein MRNIITLACADCKHRNYTTTKNKRTMQNKFEIKKYCKFCRCHTLHKETK, from the coding sequence ATGAGAAATATTATTACATTGGCATGTGCAGACTGCAAACATCGCAATTATACGACGACTAAAAACAAAAGAACGATGCAGAACAAGTTTGAGATCAAAAAATACTGCAAGTTCTGCCGGTGTCATACGCTGCACAAGGAAACAAAATAA
- the secE gene encoding preprotein translocase subunit SecE, producing MDKIISKIKVILEKTRQFLSSSSAELKKVVWPTPKQTLASTSVVVIVVIIVSVFLGIVDFGLSKIVRLVLG from the coding sequence ATGGACAAGATTATCAGCAAGATAAAGGTAATTCTGGAGAAGACAAGGCAGTTTTTGTCCAGCTCCAGCGCTGAGTTAAAAAAGGTTGTCTGGCCCACACCCAAGCAGACCCTGGCATCAACTTCGGTGGTAGTAATTGTCGTAATAATTGTGTCTGTTTTTTTGGGGATTGTGGATTTCGGCTTGAGCAAGATTGTAAGACTGGTACTGGGTTGA
- the nusG gene encoding transcription termination/antitermination protein NusG produces MALRWYVVHTYSGYENKVKLSLQERVDKSGKQEFFSDILIPEENVVELISGEKKTSKRKFFPGYILVRMELNDETWHIVKDTPKVTGFIGAKDKPSPILDKDVENLITRIDEGTLKPKPKFKFDVGDHVQIIDGPFTNFDGFIDELKPEKGKLRVIVSIFGRSTPVELDFIQVMQV; encoded by the coding sequence ATGGCTTTGAGATGGTACGTTGTCCACACCTATTCCGGCTATGAGAACAAGGTAAAGCTTTCTCTGCAGGAGCGGGTGGATAAGTCGGGGAAACAGGAATTCTTTTCGGATATCCTTATTCCGGAAGAGAATGTCGTCGAGTTGATCTCGGGCGAGAAGAAGACCTCCAAAAGGAAGTTTTTCCCCGGCTATATACTGGTCCGGATGGAGCTGAACGATGAGACCTGGCACATTGTCAAGGATACGCCGAAGGTGACCGGATTCATCGGCGCGAAAGACAAGCCGTCGCCCATTCTGGATAAGGATGTCGAGAATCTGATAACCAGGATCGATGAGGGGACGCTGAAACCGAAACCGAAGTTCAAGTTCGACGTCGGCGATCATGTGCAGATCATCGATGGACCTTTCACAAATTTTGACGGCTTTATCGATGAGCTGAAACCGGAAAAAGGGAAGCTGCGGGTTATTGTCAGCATCTTTGGTCGTTCAACGCCGGTAGAGCTTGATTTTATTCAGGTAATGCAGGTTTAA